Proteins from one Sphingopyxis terrae subsp. terrae NBRC 15098 genomic window:
- the trmB gene encoding tRNA (guanine(46)-N(7))-methyltransferase TrmB, with protein MTAYKSGDPTTLNRLYGRAKGKALRAGQQDLIDTLLPQIAVPAEGPVTASLLFGDAEGAGRPLHFEIGFGGGEHMAGRADMLPDHGFIGAEPFLNGVAQALVHVSGDHGRSLPLANVRIHHGDALEVLRRIPDGALSFAYLLHPDPWPKARHAKRRMMNDGPLDLIAAKLKPGGEFRFGTDHPVYLAHALMVMRRHRHQFEWLAQSAQDFLVRPGGWPETRYEAKARAQGHEVWYFRYRRI; from the coding sequence ATGACGGCTTATAAATCCGGCGATCCGACAACGCTCAACCGCCTTTACGGGCGCGCGAAGGGCAAAGCCCTGCGCGCGGGGCAACAGGATCTGATCGACACGCTACTGCCGCAGATCGCGGTTCCGGCCGAAGGGCCGGTCACCGCGTCATTGCTGTTCGGCGACGCCGAAGGAGCCGGGCGTCCGCTGCACTTCGAGATCGGTTTCGGCGGCGGCGAGCATATGGCGGGGCGCGCCGACATGTTGCCTGACCACGGCTTCATCGGCGCCGAACCCTTCCTCAACGGCGTCGCGCAGGCGCTGGTGCATGTGTCGGGCGACCATGGCCGGAGCCTGCCGCTCGCCAATGTCCGTATCCACCATGGTGACGCGCTCGAGGTGCTGCGCCGCATCCCCGACGGGGCGCTGAGCTTCGCCTATCTGCTTCACCCCGACCCGTGGCCCAAGGCGCGCCATGCCAAACGGCGGATGATGAACGACGGCCCGCTCGACCTGATCGCCGCCAAGCTGAAACCCGGCGGCGAATTTCGCTTCGGCACCGACCATCCGGTCTACCTTGCCCACGCGCTGATGGTGATGCGGCGCCACCGCCACCAGTTCGAATGGCTGGCGCAAAGCGCACAGGATTTTCTGGTGCGCCCCGGCGGCTGGCCCGAAACCCGCTACGAAGCCAAGGCGCGCGCGCAGGGGCACGAGGTCTGGTATTTTCGCTATCGGCGCATCTAG
- the metK gene encoding methionine adenosyltransferase: MRNSFLFTSESVSEGHPDKVADQISDSIVDLFLAKDPEARVACETLTTTQLVVLAGEIRCKGLFEDGEWAPGALDEIEATVRNTVKDIGYEQAGFHWNQFRFENNLHGQSAHIAQGVDESADKDEGAGDQGIMFGYASDETPDLMPATLDYAHKILERMAADRKAGIAPFLEPDAKSQVTLRYANERPVEATAIVVSTQHAPAYFFHGGEGDEAKYQELRKYVLGVIADVLPAELLTANTVYHINPTGRFEIGGPDGDAGLTGRKIIVDTYGGASPHGGGAFSGKDPTKVDRSAAYVTRYLAKNIVAAGLARRCTIQLSYAIGVAEPLSVYVDLHGTAAEGVTEAALEQLLPQLVRLTPKGIRTHLGLNKPIYRQTAAYGHFGRQASGDAFPWERTDLTDKLKAAFAG; encoded by the coding sequence ATGCGCAACAGCTTCCTCTTCACCTCCGAAAGCGTGTCCGAAGGACATCCCGACAAGGTGGCCGATCAGATCAGCGATTCGATCGTCGACCTGTTCCTGGCGAAGGACCCCGAAGCGCGTGTTGCGTGCGAAACGCTGACGACGACGCAGCTCGTCGTGCTGGCGGGTGAGATCCGCTGCAAGGGGCTGTTCGAAGACGGTGAATGGGCGCCAGGCGCGCTCGACGAGATCGAAGCGACCGTCCGGAACACGGTCAAGGACATCGGCTATGAACAGGCCGGCTTCCACTGGAACCAGTTCCGCTTCGAAAATAATCTGCACGGCCAGTCGGCGCATATCGCGCAGGGCGTCGACGAAAGCGCCGACAAGGACGAAGGCGCGGGCGACCAGGGGATCATGTTCGGCTATGCGTCCGACGAAACCCCCGACCTGATGCCCGCGACGCTCGACTATGCACACAAAATTCTCGAACGCATGGCGGCCGACCGCAAGGCGGGCATCGCCCCCTTCCTCGAACCCGATGCGAAGAGCCAGGTCACGCTGCGCTATGCCAACGAACGCCCGGTCGAGGCGACCGCGATCGTCGTTTCGACGCAGCATGCGCCGGCCTATTTCTTCCACGGCGGCGAAGGCGACGAGGCGAAATATCAGGAGCTGCGCAAATATGTGCTCGGCGTGATCGCCGACGTGCTGCCGGCCGAATTGCTGACCGCGAACACCGTCTATCACATCAACCCGACGGGACGTTTCGAGATCGGCGGCCCAGACGGCGATGCCGGCCTGACCGGCCGCAAGATCATTGTCGACACCTATGGCGGCGCAAGCCCACACGGTGGCGGCGCGTTCAGCGGCAAGGATCCGACCAAGGTTGACCGTTCGGCGGCCTATGTCACGCGCTACCTCGCCAAGAATATCGTCGCCGCGGGCCTTGCCCGCCGCTGCACGATCCAGCTTAGCTACGCGATCGGCGTCGCCGAGCCGCTGTCGGTCTATGTCGATCTGCACGGCACCGCGGCGGAGGGCGTGACCGAGGCCGCGCTCGAACAGCTACTGCCGCAGCTCGTCCGCCTGACGCCGAAGGGCATCCGCACCCACCTCGGCCTCAACAAGCCGATCTATCGCCAGACCGCCGCCTATGGCCATTTCGGTCGCCAGGCGTCGGGCGATGCCTTCCCGTGGGAACGCACCGACCTCACCGACAAGCTGAAAGCTGCGTTCGCTGGCTGA
- the lnt gene encoding apolipoprotein N-acyltransferase codes for MTGLPTRIASIADRWPKGLALLLGLISATGFAPLNLWPLTLLALAGWMLLVARSPRGTRAFGIGWGFGVGHFALGLNWIATAFTYQAAMPAWLGWIAVVLLALYLAIYPALAAWGAWLVSTRVAPAKAGAAGGLSSADGLSPIPAPAFAGATLSFILGFAALWTLTEWLRSWAFTGFAWNPLGAIASGPFASASIWIGTYGLGALILLIAGGLLLASARRWKAAALVAAGPVLITAAAIAGIASSSVAVAINGKVPGAPPRTLITVVQPNVGQQDKWEGSKADANFAKLARLTAPKSDAPRLILWPEAAIPDYLETGYPAVYYDRSPAEARGRLTALMNSGDLMLLGALKLEFDRTGQAVGARNAVMTVHADGTLGPRYDKAHLVPYGEYLPMRPLLSAIGLSRLAPGDLDFWPGPGPHTLDLGAFGKAGLQICYEIIFSGQVVDRAHRPDFIFNPSNDAWFGTWGPPQHLAQARLRAIEEGLPVIRATPTGISAVIDADGRIVEALPMHAAGRIDTIIPKAHAPTLFARYGNMLPVGFALLLLALAIAFRRRGR; via the coding sequence GTGACCGGCCTCCCCACCCGCATCGCTTCGATCGCCGACCGCTGGCCCAAAGGGCTCGCGCTGTTGCTCGGTCTGATTTCCGCAACCGGTTTTGCGCCGCTGAATCTCTGGCCGCTGACGCTGCTTGCGCTCGCCGGGTGGATGCTGCTCGTCGCGCGGAGTCCGCGGGGCACGCGCGCCTTCGGGATCGGCTGGGGCTTCGGGGTCGGCCATTTCGCGCTAGGCCTCAACTGGATTGCGACCGCCTTTACCTATCAGGCGGCAATGCCCGCGTGGCTGGGGTGGATCGCGGTGGTGTTGCTCGCGCTCTATCTGGCGATCTATCCGGCGCTCGCAGCGTGGGGGGCGTGGCTGGTATCCACGCGAGTCGCCCCCGCGAAGGCGGGGGCCGCTGGCGGCTTGTCCAGCGCCGATGGCCTAAGCCCGATTCCGGCCCCCGCCTTCGCGGGGGCGACGCTCTCCTTCATCCTCGGCTTCGCTGCGCTCTGGACGCTCACCGAATGGCTGCGAAGCTGGGCGTTCACCGGTTTTGCGTGGAATCCGCTCGGCGCAATCGCCTCCGGCCCCTTTGCCTCGGCCTCGATCTGGATCGGGACCTATGGGCTGGGTGCCCTGATCCTGCTAATAGCTGGAGGGCTGCTGCTGGCTTCCGCGCGGCGATGGAAAGCGGCCGCGCTCGTTGCGGCGGGCCCGGTGCTGATCACCGCAGCCGCCATTGCCGGTATTGCGAGTTCGAGCGTCGCCGTCGCGATCAACGGCAAGGTCCCTGGTGCGCCCCCACGTACCCTAATCACCGTCGTCCAGCCCAATGTCGGGCAGCAGGACAAATGGGAGGGCAGCAAGGCCGACGCCAATTTCGCCAAGCTCGCGCGGCTGACCGCGCCCAAATCCGACGCGCCGCGCCTGATCCTGTGGCCTGAGGCGGCGATTCCCGACTATCTCGAAACCGGCTATCCCGCGGTCTATTACGACCGCTCGCCCGCTGAGGCACGCGGACGGTTGACCGCGCTGATGAACTCCGGCGATCTGATGCTGCTCGGCGCGCTCAAGCTGGAGTTCGACCGCACGGGGCAGGCCGTGGGCGCGCGCAACGCTGTGATGACGGTCCATGCCGATGGGACGCTCGGCCCGCGGTATGACAAGGCGCATCTGGTGCCCTATGGCGAATATCTGCCGATGCGGCCGCTGCTTTCGGCGATCGGCCTGTCGCGCCTCGCCCCCGGCGATCTCGATTTCTGGCCCGGCCCCGGACCTCATACGCTCGACCTTGGCGCCTTCGGCAAGGCGGGACTGCAAATCTGTTACGAGATCATCTTTTCGGGCCAGGTCGTCGACCGCGCCCACCGCCCCGATTTCATCTTCAATCCGTCGAACGATGCCTGGTTCGGTACCTGGGGTCCGCCGCAGCATCTGGCGCAGGCGCGGCTGCGCGCGATCGAGGAAGGGCTGCCGGTGATCCGCGCAACGCCGACGGGGATCAGCGCGGTGATCGACGCCGACGGCCGGATCGTCGAAGCGCTGCCGATGCACGCCGCCGGCCGCATCGACACCATCATTCCAAAGGCGCATGCACCGACCCTGTTCGCGCGTTATGGCAACATGCTGCCCGTCGGCTTTGCCCTGCTGCTGCTCGCACTCGCCATTGCCTTTCGGCGGCGCGGGCGCTAA
- a CDS encoding DUF2141 domain-containing protein produces MPGPTLEVSITGLRNVKGQILVCLTASPKAFPDCSKDKASVRMAVKAADAGDFKIRGVVAGTYAIAVVHDENGNNKMDMALFLPKEGFGFSRDPAIRMGPPKFKSASFAVTGDMRQSIKMKYML; encoded by the coding sequence ATGCCCGGCCCGACGCTTGAAGTCAGCATTACCGGCCTGCGCAACGTCAAGGGACAGATTCTTGTCTGCCTGACCGCCAGCCCAAAGGCCTTTCCCGACTGCAGCAAGGACAAGGCGTCGGTGCGGATGGCGGTAAAGGCGGCCGACGCCGGCGATTTCAAAATCCGCGGAGTCGTCGCCGGAACCTATGCCATCGCGGTGGTCCATGACGAGAATGGCAACAACAAGATGGACATGGCGCTGTTCCTGCCCAAGGAAGGCTTCGGCTTTTCGCGCGACCCGGCGATCCGCATGGGGCCGCCGAAGTTCAAATCGGCGAGCTTTGCCGTCACTGGCGACATGCGCCAGTCGATCAAGATGAAATATATGCTGTGA
- a CDS encoding sterol desaturase family protein yields MSAALAIALSALAMTLIVGGRYLLSSGGFALATRLKHPGLYRGLETQMRREIGWSLASAAIYGIPAGIVAWGWQARGWTGIYTDVHAFPLWYLPVSLFVYLLLHDTWFYWTHRWMHQPRLFRIAHAVHHQSRPPTAWAAMSFHPWEAITGAIVIPALVFVVPVHVAVLGLVLAIMTLMGVGNHMGWEMFPRALVHGPAGRWLITATHHEQHHAAYRGNYGLYFRFWDKACGTDIGLGSFGGARAAAGRGDRAASRSDARPDA; encoded by the coding sequence ATGAGCGCCGCGCTCGCCATCGCGCTGTCGGCGCTTGCGATGACCTTGATCGTCGGCGGACGCTATCTGCTGAGCAGCGGAGGATTTGCGCTCGCAACGCGGCTCAAGCATCCCGGTCTCTATCGCGGGCTCGAGACGCAGATGCGGCGCGAAATCGGCTGGAGCCTTGCCAGCGCAGCGATTTACGGCATTCCGGCGGGCATCGTCGCCTGGGGATGGCAGGCGCGAGGCTGGACGGGCATCTACACCGACGTCCACGCCTTTCCCCTCTGGTATCTGCCGGTCAGCCTCTTCGTCTATCTGCTTCTTCACGACACATGGTTCTATTGGACGCATCGCTGGATGCACCAGCCGCGACTGTTCCGCATCGCGCATGCCGTGCATCACCAGAGCCGGCCGCCGACCGCATGGGCGGCGATGAGCTTTCACCCCTGGGAAGCTATCACCGGCGCGATCGTCATTCCGGCGCTGGTCTTTGTCGTTCCTGTCCATGTCGCGGTGCTGGGTCTCGTGCTCGCGATCATGACGCTGATGGGGGTCGGCAATCATATGGGGTGGGAGATGTTCCCGCGCGCACTCGTTCATGGACCAGCAGGGCGCTGGCTGATAACCGCGACGCACCATGAGCAGCATCACGCTGCCTATCGGGGGAATTATGGTCTTTACTTCCGCTTCTGGGACAAGGCATGCGGCACCGATATCGGGCTGGGCAGCTTTGGCGGCGCTCGTGCCGCTGCCGGTCGCGGCGACCGCGCCGCCTCACGCTCCGATGCCCGGCCCGACGCTTGA
- a CDS encoding GNAT family N-acetyltransferase: MAALVPVIRSATPDDAKAIAAIYAHHVAHGTASYDTEPRSTLATAALISEHRAKGWPFLVAEAADGGIVGYAYASQFRPRAAYAWACEDSIYVAPTQQGRGVGRSLLAALLDAAEASGFRTMVAVIGGAEPASIALHTAAGFVHAGRLAGMGWKHGRWLDTVYMQRPLGDGTASAPA, from the coding sequence ATGGCAGCGCTAGTTCCCGTCATCCGCTCCGCGACCCCCGACGATGCCAAGGCCATCGCCGCAATTTACGCGCACCATGTCGCGCACGGAACCGCCAGCTACGACACCGAGCCGCGCAGCACGCTCGCCACCGCGGCGCTGATTTCGGAGCATCGCGCAAAGGGCTGGCCCTTTCTGGTCGCCGAGGCGGCCGACGGCGGGATCGTGGGCTATGCCTATGCCAGCCAGTTCCGCCCGCGCGCCGCCTATGCCTGGGCGTGCGAGGACAGCATTTACGTGGCCCCGACGCAGCAAGGACGCGGGGTCGGCCGGTCCTTGCTCGCCGCGCTGCTCGACGCCGCCGAAGCATCGGGCTTCCGCACGATGGTCGCGGTGATCGGCGGCGCCGAGCCTGCCTCGATCGCGCTCCATACGGCGGCGGGTTTTGTCCATGCGGGGCGCCTCGCCGGCATGGGCTGGAAGCATGGGCGCTGGCTCGACACCGTCTATATGCAGCGCCCTCTCGGCGACGGCACCGCGAGCGCGCCCGCATGA
- the crtY gene encoding lycopene beta-cyclase CrtY — protein MNGADSDSCDIAIVGGGLAGGLAMLALARRRPDLDVRLIEPGPVGGNHLWSFFDGDVAARDRWLIEPLIAHRWSGYDVAFPAYRRAIAMPYNSIDSETLAEAVAALLPPERLIAKAATRLAPQSVLLEGGDRLAARHVIDARGIGDLTGVDCGWQKFVGQALRVAGGHGLAQPVVMDATVDQIGGYRFVYCLPFDAETVFVEDTYYGDDADLDVGAVRARIADYAAARGWTVSAVAREETGWLPVVMAGDFDAIWPRDDAVARIGVRAGRFHATTGYSLPDAVRAAAALPALVDRADLGARLRADAATAWRRQRFYRMLGAMLFRAAEPAERYCIFQRFYRLSPALIARFYASASSGADRLRLLSGRPPVPIGRAIRAIGSFDWL, from the coding sequence ATGAACGGCGCCGATTCCGACTCTTGCGACATTGCCATCGTCGGCGGCGGGCTCGCCGGCGGGCTGGCAATGCTTGCGCTGGCGCGGCGGCGCCCCGATCTCGACGTGCGGCTGATCGAGCCAGGGCCGGTCGGCGGCAATCATCTCTGGTCCTTTTTCGACGGCGACGTCGCGGCGCGCGACCGCTGGCTGATCGAGCCGCTGATCGCGCATCGCTGGAGCGGCTATGACGTTGCCTTTCCCGCCTATCGCCGGGCGATTGCCATGCCCTACAACAGCATCGACAGCGAAACGCTGGCGGAGGCGGTCGCCGCGCTGTTGCCGCCCGAACGGCTGATCGCGAAGGCGGCGACGCGGCTCGCGCCGCAATCGGTGCTGCTGGAGGGCGGCGACCGGCTCGCCGCGCGCCACGTCATCGACGCGCGCGGGATCGGCGACCTCACGGGGGTCGATTGCGGCTGGCAGAAATTCGTCGGGCAGGCTCTGCGCGTCGCGGGTGGACACGGCCTCGCTCAGCCCGTGGTGATGGATGCGACGGTCGATCAGATTGGCGGTTATCGCTTTGTCTACTGTCTGCCTTTCGATGCCGAGACCGTCTTCGTCGAGGACACCTATTATGGCGACGATGCCGACCTTGACGTCGGCGCGGTTCGCGCGCGGATCGCCGATTATGCGGCGGCGCGCGGGTGGACGGTCAGTGCAGTCGCGCGCGAGGAAACCGGATGGCTGCCCGTCGTCATGGCGGGCGATTTCGACGCGATCTGGCCGCGGGACGACGCCGTGGCGCGTATTGGCGTGCGCGCGGGTCGCTTTCACGCCACGACCGGCTATTCGCTGCCCGACGCGGTGCGCGCCGCGGCGGCGCTTCCCGCGCTCGTCGATCGCGCCGATCTGGGCGCGCGGCTGCGCGCCGATGCGGCGACCGCGTGGCGGCGTCAGCGCTTTTACCGCATGCTCGGCGCAATGCTGTTCCGCGCTGCGGAACCGGCCGAGCGCTATTGCATCTTCCAGCGCTTCTATCGCCTGTCGCCGGCACTGATCGCGCGCTTCTACGCCAGCGCGTCGAGCGGTGCCGACCGGCTGCGGCTCTTGTCGGGCCGCCCGCCGGTGCCTATCGGACGGGCGATCAGGGCAATCGGGAGTTTCGACTGGCTATGA
- a CDS encoding phytoene desaturase: protein MTRRAIVIGAGFGGLALAIRLQSAGIATTVVEARDKPGGRAYHWKREGFTFDAGPTVITDPPCLNELWALSGQDMAADVDLVPVTPFYRLNWPDGTNFDYSNDEAALRAEIAKLDPADIAGYERFLDYSRGVYEEGYVKLGSVAFLDFAAMLRAAPALAKYQAWRSVYSIVSSYVRDERLRQALSFHTLLVGGNPMTTSSIYALIHTIEKDGGVWFARGGTNALVAAMVRLFERLGGVLRLGDPVARIETQGDRATGVVTAGGWQGAADMVACNGDLMHSYRDLLDHSRGAKVAKSLARKRWSPSLFVIHFGAKGDYPDVAHHSILFGPRYKGLLDDIYGGRVPDDFSLYLHHPSITDPGMAPPGHSTFYALAPVAHLGKAKADWDGDFGARFAEAILEEVERRVAPGLRANLVTRFHYTPADFGRDLSAHLGSAFSLEPVLWQSAWFRAHNRDDMISNLYFVGAGTHPGAGIPGVVGSAKATAQLMLEE from the coding sequence ATGACGCGAAGGGCCATCGTTATCGGTGCGGGGTTCGGCGGGCTTGCGCTCGCGATCCGGCTCCAGTCGGCGGGCATCGCGACCACGGTCGTCGAAGCGCGCGACAAGCCCGGCGGGCGCGCCTATCATTGGAAGCGCGAAGGGTTCACGTTCGACGCGGGGCCGACCGTCATCACCGACCCGCCCTGCCTCAATGAACTCTGGGCGCTCAGTGGTCAGGACATGGCGGCCGACGTCGATCTTGTTCCCGTTACCCCCTTTTACCGGCTGAACTGGCCCGACGGCACCAACTTCGACTATTCGAACGACGAGGCGGCGCTGCGCGCCGAAATCGCGAAGCTCGATCCCGCCGATATCGCGGGATACGAGCGTTTTCTCGATTATTCGCGCGGGGTTTATGAAGAAGGCTATGTGAAGCTCGGCTCGGTCGCCTTCCTCGATTTCGCCGCAATGCTACGCGCAGCGCCTGCGCTCGCGAAATATCAGGCATGGCGCAGCGTCTATTCGATCGTATCCTCTTATGTGAGGGACGAACGGCTGCGGCAGGCGCTGTCGTTCCACACGCTGCTCGTCGGCGGCAATCCGATGACGACCAGCAGCATCTATGCGCTGATCCACACGATCGAAAAGGACGGCGGCGTGTGGTTCGCGCGCGGCGGCACCAACGCGCTGGTCGCGGCGATGGTGCGATTGTTCGAGCGGCTGGGCGGGGTGCTGCGGCTGGGCGATCCGGTGGCGCGGATCGAAACGCAGGGCGATCGCGCGACCGGGGTGGTGACCGCCGGCGGCTGGCAGGGTGCTGCCGATATGGTCGCGTGCAACGGCGACCTGATGCACAGCTACAGAGATCTTCTCGACCATTCGCGTGGGGCAAAGGTCGCCAAAAGCCTGGCGCGCAAGCGCTGGTCGCCATCGCTCTTCGTCATCCATTTCGGCGCGAAGGGCGACTATCCGGACGTCGCGCACCACAGCATCCTCTTCGGCCCGCGCTACAAGGGGCTGCTCGACGACATCTATGGCGGGAGGGTGCCCGACGATTTCTCGCTCTACCTCCATCATCCCAGCATCACCGATCCCGGCATGGCGCCGCCCGGCCATTCGACCTTCTACGCACTCGCCCCGGTCGCGCATCTCGGCAAGGCGAAGGCCGACTGGGACGGCGATTTCGGCGCGCGTTTCGCGGAGGCGATCCTCGAAGAGGTCGAGCGCCGCGTCGCGCCCGGACTCCGCGCCAATCTTGTCACGCGCTTTCACTATACGCCCGCCGATTTCGGCCGCGATCTGTCGGCGCATCTTGGCAGCGCCTTCAGCCTCGAACCCGTGCTATGGCAGAGCGCGTGGTTTCGCGCCCATAATCGCGACGATATGATTTCGAACCTTTACTTCGTCGGCGCCGGGACGCATCCGGGCGCCGGTATTCCAGGTGTCGTCGGCAGCGCGAAGGCGACCGCCCAATTGATGTTGGAAGAATGA
- a CDS encoding LOG family protein, with protein sequence MKRIAVYCGSATPEDPIYMETARHVGRTLASRGIGVVYGGGRLGLMGAVADSALEAGGEVIGVIPDALVGTEVAHRGCTELHVVSGMHERKKMFTDLSDGFLTIPGGVGTMDELWEAISWAQLGYHAKPVGLLNAAGFYNDLIAFNRRMIDVGFIRPAHAGIMIVDAGIDELLDKMAAYQPHEPIFAMKADDL encoded by the coding sequence ATGAAACGCATTGCCGTCTATTGCGGGTCCGCAACCCCCGAAGACCCAATCTATATGGAAACCGCGCGCCACGTCGGCCGGACGCTGGCGAGCCGCGGAATCGGGGTCGTCTATGGCGGGGGCCGGCTCGGGCTGATGGGTGCGGTCGCCGACAGCGCCCTGGAAGCGGGCGGCGAGGTGATCGGGGTGATCCCGGATGCGCTCGTTGGGACCGAGGTCGCGCATCGCGGCTGCACCGAACTGCACGTCGTTTCGGGAATGCACGAACGCAAGAAGATGTTCACCGACCTGTCGGACGGCTTTCTGACCATCCCCGGCGGCGTCGGGACGATGGACGAATTGTGGGAAGCGATCAGCTGGGCGCAACTCGGCTATCATGCCAAGCCGGTCGGGCTACTCAACGCGGCGGGTTTCTATAACGATCTGATCGCCTTCAATCGCCGGATGATCGACGTCGGCTTCATCCGGCCCGCGCACGCCGGGATCATGATTGTCGATGCGGGAATCGACGAACTGCTCGACAAGATGGCCGCTTACCAGCCGCACGAGCCGATCTTCGCGATGAAGGCCGACGATCTGTAA
- a CDS encoding phytoene/squalene synthase family protein, with protein MTAAGGYDAAALHRFAHDSIARGSKSFALASRLFDRRTRERVLLLYAWCRAADDLTDGQDHGGTMRAGHDAVAAVARIRDLTDRAFAGDPTGDPAFDALGLLLTEVAIPRAVIDDIVAGFELDAADWRPRSEADLLRYCYHVAGAVGVAMALVMGVDPTDETTLDRASDLGIAFQLANIARDIAEDAAADRCYLPVDWLVELDIPPGQHMHPAFRPRLAVMAKWLAEMAGEYEASARWGARKLPPRSRWAVLAAAGIYGDIARAVRRRGDHAWDHRTATTRAAKFGWVARAGWSVLRRPPLRRIARDGLWTRPRIAGGAETAQ; from the coding sequence ATGACCGCGGCCGGGGGCTATGATGCGGCGGCCCTGCACCGCTTTGCGCACGACAGCATCGCGCGCGGGTCGAAAAGCTTTGCGCTCGCCAGCCGGCTGTTCGACCGGCGGACACGCGAACGGGTGCTGCTGCTCTATGCCTGGTGCCGCGCCGCCGACGATCTGACCGACGGGCAGGATCATGGCGGCACCATGCGCGCGGGGCACGACGCGGTGGCGGCGGTCGCGCGCATCCGCGACCTGACCGATCGCGCCTTTGCCGGCGATCCGACCGGCGACCCCGCCTTCGACGCGCTCGGCCTGCTGCTGACCGAGGTCGCGATCCCGCGCGCGGTGATCGACGACATCGTCGCAGGCTTCGAACTCGACGCCGCCGACTGGCGCCCGCGCAGCGAGGCCGATCTGTTGCGCTATTGCTATCATGTCGCGGGCGCGGTGGGCGTCGCGATGGCGCTCGTCATGGGGGTCGATCCGACGGACGAAACGACGCTCGACCGTGCGTCCGACCTCGGCATAGCTTTCCAGCTCGCCAATATCGCGCGCGACATTGCCGAAGATGCGGCGGCCGACCGCTGCTATCTGCCGGTCGACTGGCTGGTCGAGCTGGATATTCCGCCGGGTCAGCATATGCATCCCGCCTTTCGTCCACGTCTTGCCGTAATGGCGAAATGGCTCGCGGAAATGGCCGGAGAATATGAAGCGTCGGCGCGCTGGGGGGCGCGCAAGCTGCCGCCGCGCAGCCGCTGGGCGGTGCTTGCGGCCGCGGGCATCTATGGCGACATCGCGCGGGCGGTGCGGCGCCGCGGCGATCATGCGTGGGACCATCGCACCGCGACGACGCGCGCCGCGAAATTCGGCTGGGTGGCGCGCGCCGGCTGGTCGGTGCTGCGCCGCCCGCCGCTGCGGCGGATCGCCCGCGACGGGCTGTGGACCCGCCCGCGGATCGCCGGCGGCGCGGAGACGGCGCAGTGA
- the pnuC gene encoding nicotinamide riboside transporter PnuC produces MSQLEWLAAALVLINVALVAMRKVWNYPFALAAVTLYAFVFFEAKLYSDMLLQGFFFVLNLYGWLSWVRARDDSGVPVGWMPGRDRWRWGAAVGVAWVAWSSAMHRYTDAAAPWIDGGIAMLSIAAQWLLARRRVESWWLWILVDLVAVPLFAWRGLYATSAVYVVLLGLSIDGLIQWRRAAAAPAAMPA; encoded by the coding sequence GTGAGCCAGCTCGAGTGGCTGGCCGCCGCGCTCGTCCTGATCAACGTTGCGCTGGTCGCGATGCGCAAGGTGTGGAACTATCCTTTCGCGCTCGCTGCCGTCACCCTCTATGCTTTCGTCTTCTTCGAAGCGAAGCTGTACAGCGACATGCTGCTCCAGGGATTTTTCTTCGTCCTCAATCTTTACGGCTGGCTCAGCTGGGTTCGCGCGCGCGACGACAGCGGCGTGCCCGTCGGATGGATGCCCGGCCGCGATCGCTGGCGATGGGGCGCCGCTGTCGGGGTGGCCTGGGTCGCGTGGAGCTCGGCGATGCACCGCTACACCGACGCCGCGGCGCCGTGGATCGACGGCGGCATCGCGATGCTCAGCATCGCGGCGCAATGGCTGCTCGCGCGGCGCCGGGTCGAAAGCTGGTGGCTGTGGATTCTCGTCGATCTGGTCGCGGTGCCGCTGTTCGCGTGGCGCGGCCTTTATGCGACCAGCGCGGTCTATGTCGTCCTGCTGGGACTGTCGATCGACGGGCTGATCCAGTGGCGCCGCGCCGCCGCCGCGCCCGCAGCGATGCCGGCATGA
- a CDS encoding AAA family ATPase, with translation MTRHIGLHGAESTGKSKLAPRLAARLGGVVIPEYGRTYCEANGTDLDAADLLAIFHGHVAATKLALAQAPAWVISDTDPLMTQAWAIMLLGRRLPEIDAWSDVADFYLVPALDLPWREDGTRLFGSDLARRQFMDVAIAELDRRRLPWAWVEGDGDARLESALAAIAAAGLDR, from the coding sequence ATGACGCGCCATATCGGCCTCCACGGCGCCGAATCGACCGGCAAGTCGAAGCTGGCGCCGCGTCTTGCTGCGCGTCTGGGCGGCGTGGTCATCCCCGAATATGGTCGCACCTATTGCGAGGCGAACGGCACCGATCTCGATGCCGCCGATCTGCTCGCCATCTTTCACGGCCATGTCGCCGCGACGAAGCTTGCCCTCGCGCAAGCCCCGGCGTGGGTGATCTCGGACACCGATCCGCTGATGACGCAGGCGTGGGCGATCATGCTGCTCGGCCGGCGCCTGCCCGAAATCGACGCCTGGAGTGATGTCGCCGACTTCTACCTCGTCCCCGCGCTCGACCTGCCGTGGCGCGAGGACGGCACGCGGCTGTTCGGAAGCGACCTTGCACGGCGGCAGTTCATGGATGTCGCGATAGCCGAACTCGACCGCCGCCGCCTGCCCTGGGCCTGGGTCGAAGGCGATGGCGACGCCCGCCTCGAAAGCGCTCTCGCCGCGATCGCGGCGGCGGGGCTTGATCGATAA